The genomic DNA GGACATGGTCGGCATCGCGCCATGCCGCTTGAAAAAGCGCTGCGCCCATTCGCGGGTTTCGTCGTTGCGGTCCCAGTAGAAGCCGGTCGTCAGATAGAGGCCCTGCGCGGTCTGGAGGCCGATCGAATGAACGTCGGTCAGGAAGATTGCGAGGCCGGCGATCTTGGCCGTTTGGGTGAGGCCGAATTCCTGCGCCTGCTTCAGGGAGTTGATGGTGTCGCTGCCGCCGTTGGCGAGCGCGATCACGTCGGCATTCGTGCTCGGGATCCGCATCAGGAACGAGGAGAAGTCGGATGTGTTGAGCGGATGCTGCACCGCCCCGACGACCTTTCCGCCGGTCGCCTCGACGACGCGCGAGACGTCGGCCTTCATGGTGTGGCCGAAGGCGTAGTCGGCCGTCAGGAAGTACCAGGACTTGCCGCCCTCCTGCACGATCGCCTTCGCGGTGCTCACGGCAGCGGCATAGGTGTCCCAGGTCCAGTGAATGCCGTTCGGCGAGCAGGCCTTGTTGGTCAGGTCGGCCGTTCCGGCGCCGGAGACGATCAGGACGCGGTTCTTCTCTCGCGCCAGTTCCTGAACCGCGAGCACGACGGAGGAGTTGGGCACGTCGATGATCATGTCGACGCCTTCCGCGTCGAACCAGCGGCGGGCGATCTGGGTGCCCACATCGGCCTTGTTCTGGTGATCGGCGCTCACGAGCTCGACCTTCTTGCCGCCGATCTTGGTGCCGAAATCCTCAACCGCCATCTCGGCGGCGACGACCGAACCCTTGCCGGCGAGCGAGGAGAAGACGCCGGTCTGATCGGTCAGCACACCGATCTTGACGGTGTTGTCCGATACCTGCGCAGAGGCCGCCGTGATGGAACAGGCAGCGCCGATGAGTCCGAGACAGAGTTTTTTCATGTGAGTCCTCCCGACTTTTTATGAAAGTGACGGCGTTCTTGACGCCTTGTTGCTTTGACCGGAGCTTGCCAGAAAACCACTACCGATCAGCAAAAATGTATTCCGCTGTGCGGAAAGATGGGGCTGTTGCGGAACCGGGGAGCCTGAAGGCTCCCCGGTTCGGTGAAACCCGCGCCAATGCGGAGCCGGCGACGCGTCGTTCGCAAGCTTTTTCTCGCGTCGCCGTTTTATACCCTCTCAGAGGAGGCCACGGATAAGGCCTCCGTCGACCGCGATGTTCTGCG from Microvirga sp. TS319 includes the following:
- a CDS encoding ABC transporter substrate-binding protein, coding for MKKLCLGLIGAACSITAASAQVSDNTVKIGVLTDQTGVFSSLAGKGSVVAAEMAVEDFGTKIGGKKVELVSADHQNKADVGTQIARRWFDAEGVDMIIDVPNSSVVLAVQELAREKNRVLIVSGAGTADLTNKACSPNGIHWTWDTYAAAVSTAKAIVQEGGKSWYFLTADYAFGHTMKADVSRVVEATGGKVVGAVQHPLNTSDFSSFLMRIPSTNADVIALANGGSDTINSLKQAQEFGLTQTAKIAGLAIFLTDVHSIGLQTAQGLYLTTGFYWDRNDETREWAQRFFKRHGAMPTMSQAGVYSAIMHYLKSIEAAGTDSAEKVVARMKETPVNDFFAKNGKIRADGRMVHDMYLAQVKAPAESKAPWDYYKILRTVPGDEAFRPLSESDCPLVK